In Candidatus Accumulibacter cognatus, the genomic window ATGCCGACTCGTCACCGCCTGTGCCGGCGCGAATTTCGAGAAAGACATTGCGATCATCCTTGGCGTCCTTTGGCAGCAACAGTTTTTGCAGTTCTGCCTCGATCTCCGGTAGGCGCTCCCTGGCCCCTGCCACTTCGGCTTCAGCCAATTCCCGCATCTCTGGATCAGCCAGCATATCCAGCCCCGCACACAGATCGGACCGGAGCTGTCGCCAAGCCTGGTAAAGGGAAACCACCGGACCGAGTTCGGCATGCTCGCGCGATAGCTTCCGGTACTCGTCCATGTCACGTGTCGCCTCGCCGCTGGCCAGCATGCGATCGAGCTCGTAGAGACGACCGGTCAGATGCTCAAGTTTGTCGCGAATACTCTGGTTCATAGAAAATCGGTTCAGGCAGCGGTTCAGGCAAAAAGGCCGTGAAGAAAATCTTCTGGGAGTTGGTACGCCAGCAAAAGATCCATTCTCATTTGCCGAGATGGGAGTCCACATGCAAGTGAAAAAGCTGGGCTGCCAGAAGCGGCAAGTCGTCCCGGTCTCCAGCGGCATGGCTCAGCGCCTGCGTTGGTGCGTGCAGGAACTTGTTGGTCAGGCGGAGAGAAAATTGCTCTAGCACACGCGCCGGGTCGTCTCCTTTGGCCAACAACTTGAGTGCATGCTCCATTTCGTGCCGACGCGATCGTTCAGTCGCGTCGCGCAGCGCGCGAATGACCGGCACTGTACCACGCGTTGCCAACCAGCGTAGGAATCCATCGACACGCTCGGCAATGATTGCCTCTGCGTCAACGACTGCTGCCTGACGCGACTCGAGTCCCGACGCGACCAACTGAGCGAGATCATCAACCGTATACAGGAAAACATCGTCCATTTCGCCCACCTCGATCTCGATATCGCGCGGGACTGCGAGATCGACCATGAACATCGGGCGGTGACGACGCATCTTGATGGCACGCTCGACCATGCCCAGACCAATGATTGGCAGCGGACTAGCTGTACAGGAAATGATGATATCGAACTGCGACAATCTCTCGCCAAGCTCTTCGAGCCTGATCGCCGTTCCGCCAAAACGGTCAGCAAGCGATTGGCCGCGCTCCACCGTTCGGTTTGCAATGAGCACCTGTTTCGGCCGTTGTACCGCGAAATGTCTGGCGCACAGCTCGATCATCTCGCCGGCGCCAATCAACAGGAGCTTCTGATCGGAGATCCGCTCGAAGATGCGCTCGGCTAGGCGCACTGCGGCGGCAGCCATGGAAACGACGTTGACACCAATCGCCGTGGTCGAGCGCACCTCCTTTGCGACAGCAAACGAATGCTGGAAAAGTTTATGCAAGGTTGTGCCAAGGGTGCCAGCTTCCTCGGCCACACGTACAGCCTCCTTCATCTGGCCGAGAATCTGTGGTTCACCCAGAACCATCGAATCGAGTCCACTAGCCACCCTGAAGGCATGGCGAACAGCATCACGTTCGGGATAGGTGTAGAGGTATGGCTCGATTTCGTGGCGGGCTAGGCGATGATAGTCCGCCAGCCACTGGCTTGCTGCCTCTGGTACATCGGTGGCGAAGTAAACCTCGGTACGGTTACAGGTCGAAAGAATCGCTGCCTCCTGAACCGAATTTCCGCGTGTCAGGTCGGTCAACGCCTGGTGCACCCTTTCCGCGTGAAAGGCCACCTGCTCACGGACCGACAGAGGAGCTGTGTGGTGGTTGATACCAAGCGTAAACAGCGGCATTCTTGGCGGATGGTAGGCAGGAAAAGGCAGGATTGGCAAGGATTATATCATTGACAGTACATGCCCCCGCGCGCGCCATACGCATTCAGATCACATCCTGCGCCGGCTTGCCGATGAAATACCCTTGTGCGTAGTCCACACCAAAACTGCGCAACATGTTCAACGCGCGTTCGTCTTCAACGAACTCGGCGACAGTCTTCTTGCCAAATCCTCGTGCCACCTCGGTCAGTGCCCGGACAAAGACCTGATCGTCTGGACTGTCGACCAGCGTGCGCACAAACGATCCGTCGATCTTCACGTAATCAACAGGTAATTGCTTGATATAATTGAATGATGAAAATCCTACACCAAAATCGTCGAGCGAAAACGAACAACCCAGTTCACGCACAGCCTGCATGAACGCGCGGGCAGCTGAAAAATCCGACACGGCAGCCGTTTCGGTGATTTCAAAGACGACATGACTGGACAGCATTGGGTTGCGGGCAAGCTCTTCGCGAATGAAGGACAACATTCTGGCATCGTTAATGCTGACGCCTGACAGGTTGATCGAGAACTTATAGTCTCTCCCGACGGCAAACAAGGACAACATTTTGCCAAATACCTGATCAATCACGTGACGATCGATCTCGCGTATCAAGCCACTGTTTTCGGCGACCTCCATGAACGCTCCAGGCGGAATCAGCGACCCGTCGGAATCCCGCATGCGCACCAGCGCCTCGTAATGACTGACCTGCCGCGCACGGATATCTTGAATCGGCTGGTAATGGACGACAAATCCCCCATCCACCAGGGAACGGTTGATCATCTCCTTCCAATGCAAGCGCTCCTGTATCTTCTCCTGTTCACCCTCACCCTCGGAATAGAGGTGCCAACCTCCCCCGCCTTTGGCCTTGGCCTGATACATGGCGATGTCGGCATTGGCCAGAAGCTCCTTGACATCCATTTTCGCCTCGGAAAAGACCACAATCCCTATACTGGCGGAAATCCGATGGTTTGCTCCTAGTTCCGGGAATTTGATTTCGGCAAGGCGCTTGTTGATCTTCTCGGCCACCTGAATGGCTCCGTCCTGGTCGCATTCATGCAACAGGAGACCCAGTTCGTCGCCGCCCAGTCTCCCCAGCAGATCGCTGGCGCGTGCCACGTTGCTGACTTGGTCGGCGACGATACGCAACAGGGCGTCTCCTGCCTGATGGCCACTGACGTCGTTAACGTATCTGAACTCGTCGAGGTCGAGATACAGCAATGCCCCATCGTGCCCTGAACGACGCGCGCTGATCAGCGTTTGATCGAGCTCGTTCTGAAAATGCTGTCGATTGATCAGACCGGTCAGCGGGTCGTGTTCAGCCAGATAGTTGACGTGCGACTCGGCGCGTTTGCGTTCGGTATGGTCTACCCCAACCGAGAGAATCATCATCGCGTCACCAGAATGGCCAGACAGGCGAGAATGGCTCCAAGTGATTTCATAGGTTTGACCGCTCGTGCCCAGCAGAATCGACTCTGTCTGCACGTGCCGACGAATTCCTGCGGCGATGTCGCGCAAGGCCTGCTGAACAGGTGATGCCGGTGATGATCCGGCCGGACCGAGTAACTCGAAGAAACGCTTGCCAGGTAGCATTTCCTCATCGCAACCGAACAACAAACGCCCGTATCGATTCAGTGTGCGGATTCGACCGTCTGCGGACTGCGTCAGAATGATGACTTGTGCGGTGTCGAGAAGGCTCTTGCTAAAATCGCGTTCGACCGATATCCGCTGCAACATTCTCTGGGTCGCTGCAGAATGCGCTGCCACTTCGGCCTCCAAGGTCTCCAGTCGATACGACAGGGAGATTGCCGCTTCAGCCAGGTTGTCGATTTCGTCATCGAGCAAACGCCGAGCACGTGGCGCAATGCGCGCGCGTGCCTCGTTAAAGGCCCGGCGACCGAGCAGGGGTATTGCCAGCACGGCCTTGGTCATGCGCTGCAGTGGTGCGTGTACCAGCAGCGACAGCAATAGCAGCGACAGCAACGAAACCAGCAACTCGCCCTGTAAGCGGCTCAAGACCGATTGGCGAATGTCGGCCAGGGCTTCGGTCAGATCATCTATGACCACCATCATCGCCGGGAATGGCCCTCCCCTTGGAGCATCCAATGCCAGAAATAACAATTCGAACTGCTTGCCGTTGTAAGTCAGCGAGAGATGGGCATGGCCACTGGGGTGAAGAATCGGGGGAATCGACGTCAATTGATGAAGCAAGGCCCGATCTTTTCCCTTGCTGCTCAACTCGATCACCCGCAAGCCCACCTGTGGCAGGAAGGTCTCGTCCACCGCACCTCCCGCCACAGGCGGCGTCGGGATCAGGATGCCTAGATCAGCGCCACCAGACACACTTGGAAATGAGTTGATCACCTCGGCTGGTGAGCTGCCAAGGACCACCACCCCAGCAACCCGACCAGACGACAGAATCGGTGCTGCCGCAAACTCTGTACATACCTGCCGGCAGCGCGTCCAGTGCATGGCTCGCTCACTCTCAATGACGGCACGCACCTCTGCATCATGATCCGGATCAGCCAGAACATCGCTGGGCCAACTGGCCAGCGGCGGACCGGTCTTCGCATACACCTGCAAGGAGTCGATACCCAGGCCGAGTTGCAGGGCTGCCCAGTGGCTATCGAAGTGATTTCGCAGCAACTCATGTCCGTGCGGCGTCTGGAACAGGCTCACTCCGACAGAATCAAGCGCAGCCAGAACACCCGCGAGACCCTGCAGGCGTTGCCCGAAGTCATCGCGCAAGGTAAAGGCCTGCAGAACGAGGCGCTTGCGAGCCTCCGCACGCTGCAATTCGAAACGCGTCGTCAAGTCGTGAAAATGGAGCCAGGACAGCGCCCCATTGACCGACAGCATCACCACACCCAGGGTCAGCAGGATCTTCCACCTGAGGCTGAGGAATCTGTAACCGCTGCGCGCTTGCGACGCGGAATGACGATCCAGCATCACCGGTGACTAAAAGCGGAAGGAGGCTTGCAGCATGAAGTTGTCCCAGTAGCGACGCAAAGCCTGCGTGTCCGGATTGTCCTGTACCGCCAGGAAACCCGTACCGTCAACTCGGTGCACTTCAGCGCGCAACATGAACTGTGGGGTGACGTCAAAACGAAGCCCTGCCGTCCAGTCCTTGGCAAAGCGTGTAAAACCCGGTATCCCGGTGGCTGCGGCAAATCTCTTGCCATCACGATCATGGTTGTCGGCGTAATAGGCGTCGTAACGCAGCAAAGCCTCCCACCGGGGTGCCAGGCGGTAGCTCCCCTGCAGATAATAGCTTCGACCATCGGCAGTGCCATTGTAGAAAAAGCGGCCAAAGTCCGAGACAGAAGTTCGTCGGAAAGCGTATTCGCTGGTCAGGCTCCAGTTCTCGGCGTTGAACTGTGCGGACAGAATCAGTGGCGTCAGCTTGAATCGCCCGGCCTGCAGGCGGTCGCCAAAGCCCGGTTTGTAGCGCAGGTCGAGGCGAGTAGCGGTCAAGCCCAGACGATACATCCCGCCAGATCCCTCGTAGAAGACCTGCAAATCCGGCGCCAGACTGGAATCCAGATTGCCGGGTCGATGCAAGCCGACCAGAGCCACCTTGGCAGCATCCGTATCGGTCTGGGGCTGACCGTAAGCAAAACTGGCGAACAGGCTCCCGGCATCACCATAGCGCTCTGCGTAGATCTCGGCTCCGTCGGCCGACACCGTCAGATTGCGTGTCCTCTCGAAATAGATCGATTGGGGCAGAATGATGCTGGGGCGGGTGAACGGCACATCGCGGGTCTTGTTGTACAAACCGTAGGCAGTTTTGATCCGTCCCAGACGAATCCCCGCGCGTCCCTCTTCTCTCGATAGTGGCGTCCAGTCGATCAAGCCGTAGTCGACCCGCACTCTACCATCATCGGTGCCACCAGCCCGATGTGAGAGCAGCTCGGCTGCCAGCTGCACATCGGAAGTCAGGCGCCACGATGCATTCATACCCACTTCCGTGAAATTCCTGTCCACCCGGTCGTCGCTGTACCCAAAGAAATTATTATCCGTGGTGTTCACCAGTGTCAGGGAGGCAAAGCCGTGCAACCGGAAGTCCCCGCCCATCAGGTCCAGGGAACGCACAGGCGCAGCCCACAGCAAGCACAAGCCAATCAGCGCCATACAAGGCGCGGCCCTAGCGAACCTTGAGTACACGCACATTCGGATTAACCTCGCTCGCCTTGACGTAACCAATCGCACCCGGAGTGGATGCCACTCTGGAGAGCATTTCCTGCGTTGAAGCGACCTGTTCGGGGTATCGTCCCTGCCCGGAAAACACCTGCCGGTCCCAGGCCATTCGCAATTGCTGAGGAAAAACCTGCAGCACGGTCTTGCTGAAGGTGGCATGCTCGGGGGCGTCATCCCTGAGAACGAATACCTTGACCAGGGTATCGGTTGGCCAATTCTGCAAGCGCATGCCAAAGATGGCGCGCAGGGAAGCTCTCGGAATGGTCTCTTCGCTGGTCGCCGGATTGGCAATCGCGACCATCGCCGGCTCAGCTGTCTGGGCATGCGCCACGGCAGCAAGCAGCGCGTTTGCCAGCAGACAGAACAATAGCAATCGCCGCAGCAAAGCCACGAATTTAATGGGAAGAATTTTCTGCATCACGGCACATGCTACCAGACAAAGCTTCCGACGACCCAGCCAGCGTTGGTCAACGGGGCCTTTGCTCCTGCGCACAGCCGGCAAACCACCATGGTCAATTCAACTAGATTCCAGAACCACCCTCTTCCATAGTCTTTCCTGGCGCGGCAAAAACCCTGAGCTGACGAGGCTTAAACCATACCAGCTGTCCTTCGGCAAGCGCCAATATCGTAGCCCGCTCGCGAGTTAACTCAACCTCAATCAATTCCGAAGCATGCGCCAGCTCGACACGTACCCATGGCCCGATGGCATGCACTTCCTGTACCATCGCCTCTAGGCTACCGGTCACCGGGTGGTGTTCGATCTCGATATCATGCGGTCGGACAAACGCCGTGACACCACTTTCCGGCCCACCTTCAAGACGCTCCGCAGCGACCTCCGCCCAGGCACCATGGACACGACTATGAAAGACGTTGACATTGCCAAGGAACTGATAGACGAAAGGTGTTGCCGGATTTGAATACACATCGTCGGGAGAGCCGATCTGCTCGATCCTCCCCTGGTTCATTACTACCACGCGATCAGCAACCTCCAGCGCTTCTTCCTGATCGTGTGTCACGAAGACGCTGGAAATCTGCATTTCATCGTGCAAGCGCCGCAGCCAACGCCGCAGTTCCTTGCGCACCTGGGTATCCAACGCACCGAAGGGTTCATCAAGTAGCAGCACCCTCGGTTCAACGGCGAGCGCACGTGCTAGGGCTATACGCTGACGCTGACCTCCTGAAAGTTGCGAGGGATAGCGATCGGCCAACCAGTCGAGCTGCACGAGCTTGAGTAATGCCGTAACCCGGCTACGGATCTCGGCCTCTGCCGGACGCACTTTTCTCGTTTTGACGCGCAGACCGAAAGCGACGTTTTCGAACACCGACATGTGCCGGAACAAGGCGTAGTGCTGGAACACAAAGCCGACCTTGCGATCGCGTGCATGCACATGTGCCACTTCCTCGCCCGCGAACAGCACCTGCCCAACGTCGGCGCTTTCCATGCCGGCAATGATGCGCAGTAGTGTGGTCTTGCCGCAACCTGATGGACCGAGCAAGGCAACCAGTTCGCCCGTCGGAATGTGCAGGTTGATGCCTTCCAGTGCCACAAAGTTACCGAAGCGTTTGCCAATCCCACGTATTTCGATGCTCATCAGAACAGTTCAGAAAAGGTTCTTGCAGGGATCCGCGTGCAAGCGACACGGAAAAGTCGGGAGCAAGTTGCGAGCACTCCTGTCTCAGGTCTCTTCTGTCGGCAAGTCCGCCAACAGCATACTGTTTTCGCGGCGCATTCGCCATTCGACGACGGTCTTGGCAAGTAATGTCACCAGCGCAAGCAAAGCCAGCACCGATGCTGACGCGAAAGCGCCCACCGCGTTGTATTCGTTGTACAGAATTTCCACATGTAATGGCAGGGTATTGGTCTCGCCGCGAATATGCCCGGAAACCACCGATACCGCACCGAACTCACCCATCGCCCGAGCGTTGGAAAGGATCACGCCGTAAAGCAGACCCCACTTGATATTTGGCAGTGTTACGCGGCGGAACATCTGCCAGGCACTGGCACCGAGCGAGAGGGCAGCCTCTTCTTCTTCCGTCCCTTGCGATTGCATCAGCGGAATCAACTCGCGAGCGATGAACGGCGAGGTAATGAACAGGGTGACAACGATGATCCCTGGCAGCGCAAACACCACCTTGATGTCATGTGCCGCCAGCCATGGCCCGAAAAG contains:
- the cysW gene encoding sulfate ABC transporter permease subunit CysW; its protein translation is MFAKHGSAPVNGRLRRVNAEPRWLRALLLVVGLGFLFFFLVLPLLAVFVEAFAAGWTAYAGALNDLETRSAIGLTLLVAFFVLPFNVVFGVAAAWAIAKFDFRGKSLLITLIDLPFAVSPVVVGLVFLLIFGAQGLFGPWLAAHDIKVVFALPGIIVVTLFITSPFIARELIPLMQSQGTEEEEAALSLGASAWQMFRRVTLPNIKWGLLYGVILSNARAMGEFGAVSVVSGHIRGETNTLPLHVEILYNEYNAVGAFASASVLALLALVTLLAKTVVEWRMRRENSMLLADLPTEET
- a CDS encoding sulfate ABC transporter ATP-binding protein; translated protein: MSIEIRGIGKRFGNFVALEGINLHIPTGELVALLGPSGCGKTTLLRIIAGMESADVGQVLFAGEEVAHVHARDRKVGFVFQHYALFRHMSVFENVAFGLRVKTRKVRPAEAEIRSRVTALLKLVQLDWLADRYPSQLSGGQRQRIALARALAVEPRVLLLDEPFGALDTQVRKELRRWLRRLHDEMQISSVFVTHDQEEALEVADRVVVMNQGRIEQIGSPDDVYSNPATPFVYQFLGNVNVFHSRVHGAWAEVAAERLEGGPESGVTAFVRPHDIEIEHHPVTGSLEAMVQEVHAIGPWVRVELAHASELIEVELTRERATILALAEGQLVWFKPRQLRVFAAPGKTMEEGGSGI
- a CDS encoding EAL domain-containing protein: MLDRHSASQARSGYRFLSLRWKILLTLGVVMLSVNGALSWLHFHDLTTRFELQRAEARKRLVLQAFTLRDDFGQRLQGLAGVLAALDSVGVSLFQTPHGHELLRNHFDSHWAALQLGLGIDSLQVYAKTGPPLASWPSDVLADPDHDAEVRAVIESERAMHWTRCRQVCTEFAAAPILSSGRVAGVVVLGSSPAEVINSFPSVSGGADLGILIPTPPVAGGAVDETFLPQVGLRVIELSSKGKDRALLHQLTSIPPILHPSGHAHLSLTYNGKQFELLFLALDAPRGGPFPAMMVVIDDLTEALADIRQSVLSRLQGELLVSLLSLLLLSLLVHAPLQRMTKAVLAIPLLGRRAFNEARARIAPRARRLLDDEIDNLAEAAISLSYRLETLEAEVAAHSAATQRMLQRISVERDFSKSLLDTAQVIILTQSADGRIRTLNRYGRLLFGCDEEMLPGKRFFELLGPAGSSPASPVQQALRDIAAGIRRHVQTESILLGTSGQTYEITWSHSRLSGHSGDAMMILSVGVDHTERKRAESHVNYLAEHDPLTGLINRQHFQNELDQTLISARRSGHDGALLYLDLDEFRYVNDVSGHQAGDALLRIVADQVSNVARASDLLGRLGGDELGLLLHECDQDGAIQVAEKINKRLAEIKFPELGANHRISASIGIVVFSEAKMDVKELLANADIAMYQAKAKGGGGWHLYSEGEGEQEKIQERLHWKEMINRSLVDGGFVVHYQPIQDIRARQVSHYEALVRMRDSDGSLIPPGAFMEVAENSGLIREIDRHVIDQVFGKMLSLFAVGRDYKFSINLSGVSINDARMLSFIREELARNPMLSSHVVFEITETAAVSDFSAARAFMQAVRELGCSFSLDDFGVGFSSFNYIKQLPVDYVKIDGSFVRTLVDSPDDQVFVRALTEVARGFGKKTVAEFVEDERALNMLRSFGVDYAQGYFIGKPAQDVI
- a CDS encoding glutamyl-tRNA reductase, whose protein sequence is MPLFTLGINHHTAPLSVREQVAFHAERVHQALTDLTRGNSVQEAAILSTCNRTEVYFATDVPEAASQWLADYHRLARHEIEPYLYTYPERDAVRHAFRVASGLDSMVLGEPQILGQMKEAVRVAEEAGTLGTTLHKLFQHSFAVAKEVRSTTAIGVNVVSMAAAAVRLAERIFERISDQKLLLIGAGEMIELCARHFAVQRPKQVLIANRTVERGQSLADRFGGTAIRLEELGERLSQFDIIISCTASPLPIIGLGMVERAIKMRRHRPMFMVDLAVPRDIEIEVGEMDDVFLYTVDDLAQLVASGLESRQAAVVDAEAIIAERVDGFLRWLATRGTVPVIRALRDATERSRRHEMEHALKLLAKGDDPARVLEQFSLRLTNKFLHAPTQALSHAAGDRDDLPLLAAQLFHLHVDSHLGK